The Flaviflexus equikiangi genome contains the following window.
GGGCACGCTCCTTCGGTGTCATCTTCGAGGTCAGCCCGAGGAAGATGGGAACGTTTCCAGCGGGGTCCATGATGACGAAGAGTGTGAAAAACGTTGACGCGAACAGCGTGAGATCCATGATGTTGTTCACGGATAGATGACCTCCATTGTTGCCTTGTGGGCAATTCTCTCGAGCATGTTCGGGGAGGTGGTGTTCTCACCGAGGCGGTTGACCTTGCCGGAGCCATGGTAGTCGCTGGATCCTGTTTGGACGAGCCGGTGCTCTGTCACAATGTCGGCAAGCAGACGCCGATCGGGCATCGGGTTGTCGCGATGATCGACCTCGAGACCATCGATGCCCAGCTCCACGCCGGTCATGATGGCTTCCCACGAGTGCGCTGCGCCGCGGTTCGAGGCGCGCGGATGAGCCCACACGGCGACGCCTCCAGCATTGTGGACGAGGTCGATCGCCTCCCCGAGGCCGGGCGCCCAATAGGGACGGTAGTACGGCGATGAGGCCGATAGGAATTCAGAGAAAGCCTCGTCACGGCTTGAGACGGCGCCGCGTGCGACGAGAGCATCGGCGACATGCGGGCGACCAAGGGTTGCGCCCTCCCCCGCCACTGCCATGACTTCGTCCCACGTGACGAGGCCGTCTCTCGCCATTGCCGCAACCATGCTCTCAAGACGGTCGACTCGAGCCCGGCGCAGCCTTTCGCAGTGCTCGCGGATGCCCTGCTCGGGGTCGACGAGATAGCCGAGCAGATGGACTGAGCGACCATGGTGACGGGCACTGATCTCGATACCGCGAACGAGGGCAACACCCGTCGTCTGGACGGCTGCTGTCGCCTCGGCATAGCCGGCTACGGTGTCATGGTCGGTCAGGCCGATGACGGTCACCCCGCGCGATGCTGCTTCCGTCATGAGCTCGGCCGGGCTCTGGGTCCCGTCGGAATGGAGGGAATGGGTATGGAGATCGATCACTGATCAAGGCTATGGGTTTTCGCGAGGATTTGGCACCGAATCGAATGCGCCGTCGGGGAGTGACAGAATAGGGCCATGAGCAATCAGACTGAAGATCGCGGTTCAAACCGTTCCCAAAGGCCCGACAATCGGGAGTTCCGTACATTCATCGGCGAGGATTGGGGCGAGCGCCCGCCCGGTCCCGCCCGTTCGGAAGTGGCTGACTTCACGCAGTCGCGCCGCCACAAGCTCGGTGCGCAGTTCCCCGGCCAGCGCCTCGTCATTCCCGCGGGCGAGCTGCGCGTCCGCTCCAATGACACCGACTACCGCTTCCGGGCCCACTCAGCCTTCGCACATCTCACCGGCCTCGGCGGCGAGCTGGAGCCCAACGCGGTGCTCGTCCTCCACCCGGTCGAGGGTGAGCAGACCCACGAGGCCGTCCTCTACTTCCATCCGCGCACTCCGCGCACCTCGGAAGAGTTCTGGGCCGATTCCCGCTACGGCGAGTTCTGGGTCGGTGCGCGGCCCTCCCTCGAGGAGATGTCGACCATGACTGGCATCCGCACCGATCACATCGAGAACCTTCCGGACGCTCTTGCGAAGGATCTCGGCCAGGTCCACATCGCCGCGATCACCGAGGCCGACACGAAGATCGATGCCCAGATCCGCGAACTGCGCCAGCGGGAGAATCTGACGGAGGGCCAGGTACTCGACGAGAAGCTGCGCGAAGCCACGAGCGAGCTCCGTCTGCGCAAGGATGCATGGGAGATCGCTGAGATCCAGAAAGCAGTCGACATCACGGCGCAGGGTTTCGAGGACATGATCGCGGCACTGCCGCGCGCCGTCGAGCACTGGCGCGGCGAGCGGGTCCTCGAAGGCGCTTTCGCGGCACGTGCCAGGGAGGAGGGGAACGGTCTCGGCTATGACACGATCGCGGCTGCCGGCAACCACGCCAACACCCTGCACTGGATCGTCAACGACGGTCAGGTGAAAGACGGAGAACTGGTTCTCATCGATGCCGGCGCAGAGGTCGACTCGCTCTATACGGCAGACATCACCCGCACGCTCCCGGTGAACGGCACGTTCTCCCCCGAGCAGGCGACCGTCTACAACGCCGTCCTCGAGGCCTGCGAGGCCTCGCTTGCTAAGGCGAACGAGCCCAGAGCGAAGTTCCGTGAACTCCACGAGGCTGCGATGGTCGTGATCGCACGCTACCTTGAGGAATGGGGATGTCTCCCCGGCACTGCGGAAGAATCTCTCGCCCCGGACGGCCAGTATCATCGCCGCTGGATGCCGCACGGCACCTCCCATCATCTCGGCCTCGATGTTCACGACTGCGCCCAGGCGCGCCGCGACATGTATCTTGATGCCGTGCTCGAACCCGGTATGGTCTTCACGATCGAGCCCGGCCTGTACTTCCGTGAGGACGATGAGAAGATCCCGGCGTGGCTCCGCGGTATCGGTGTCCGGATCGAGGACGATATCCTCGTGACGGAAGATGGGGCACGCCGCCTCTCCGAGTCGATCCCCCGCACGATCCCCGCTGTCGAGGAGTGGATGAAAGCCGCGACGCACCGAAGGAGCTAGATATGCAGTCCCGTACCCGCGTGTTCGTCGGTCGGCTCGCCGGCACCGGCGTCTTCGACCCGATCGGCGACCGGGTCGGGAAGGTCCACGACGTCGTCGTCCTGTTCAGGCTCGTCGGACCGCCGCTCGCCGTAGGTCTCGTCATCGAGGTGACCGGGAAGAAGCGTGTCTTCCTGCCGCTGTCCCGCGTCACTTCGATCGCCAACGGCCAGGTCATCACGACGGGTCTCGTCAACATCAGGCGATTCTCCCAACGATCGACAGAGACGCTCGTCATCAGCGAGATACTCGACCGGCGCGTCACCTTCAAGGATGGTTCTGGCGGCGCGACCGTCATCGACCTGTCGATCGAGGAGTATCGCCGGGCCGACTGGCGTATCCGGGACGTCTACGTGCGTGCCGACAAGAATGGTCCGCATTCGGGTGAAACGATGATCGTCCCCGTCGGCGAGCTGACGGGCCTGGCTACCGGGAAGGAAGGGCAGGCGGCTACTGCCCTCCTGGCCCGAATCGCCCACCTCAAGCCCGCCGACGTGGCTGACGTCATTCGTGAGCTGCCGGGAGATCGTCGGCTTGCGGTGGCGATGGCGCTGAACGATGAGCGGCTCGCCGACGTGTTATCCGAGCTGAGCGACGATGAACAGGTCGCGATCATGTCGGATCTCGATCTTGATCGTGCCGCAGATGTTCTCGACGTCATGCAGCCGGATGATGCCGCGGACCTCGTGGCTGAGCTGCCCGCCGGGCAGGCGGCGCTCCTTCTCGAACGCATGGATCCTGAGGAAGCGGAGGACGTGCGCCGGCTCTTGGCGTACGACGAGAGAACGGCCGGTGGTCTCATGACGACCGAGCCCATCGTCCTCGGCCCCGACGCCACGGTCGCCCATGCTCTAGCATCAGCTCGCCGCACTGACGTGACGCCCGCTTTGGCTGCCACCATCTTTGTCACCCGCCCGCCGCTCGAGACGCCGACGGGCCGTTATCTCGGGGTCGTGCACCTGCAGCGTGCGTTGAGGGAGCCGCCTTCGACCCTGTTGGGGCAGATCATCGACACCGATATCGAGCCCCTTGAGCCGGAGGCGAGCATGGGCTCCGTTGCCCGGCGCCTCGCAACCTACAACCTGACGGCACTGCCGGTCGTCGACGAATCTCGGCTTCTCTTGGGTGCTGTCTCGATCGATGACGTGCTCGACCATCTGCTGCCCGATGATTGGCGGACCACCGATGATGACGAATCTGACATGAGAGTGGAGCGTGGACATGGCTGATCATTTCAGCGAACCGCTGGAGGGCCGCGAGCGGCGCCTGCGCCGGTTCCGGGCGAGCAAGAACTCCGACCGTGTCGGTCAGATCTCTGAGGGAATCGCCCGTTTCACGGGCACACCGCAGTTCCTCATCTACCTGTCGATCTTCGTCGTGCTGTGGCTGGGCTGGAACTCGTTCGCGCCAGAGAATCTGCGTTTCGATAGTGCGGCACTGGGCTTCACCGCCCTCACCCTCATGCTGTCCCTCCAAGCCTCCTATTCCGCTCCCCTCATCCTCTTGGCCCAGAACAGGCAGGACGATCGTGACAGGGTGGCGAACGAGCAGGACCGGCAGCGTGCGGAGCGCAACCTGTCCGATACCGAGTATCTGACGAGAGAGATTGCGGGCCTGAGGATGACGCTCGGGGACATGGCGACCCGTGACTTCGTTCGTTCCGAGCTGCGGGACATGATCGATGAGCTTGACCGGGAAAGGACCGATCGCCTGCGGGAGCGGGAGGAGCGGATCGCACAGCTGCAGGCCGAGATCGAGCAGCTCAGGGCGTCAGAGTCGTCCTGATCGTCTCGGCGTAGATCTTCGCGCCCTCCCGGCCCGGATGAACGGCATCGCCCGCGAGGAGGTCGGTGTGGTCCGCGATCGCCGTGTACCAGTCGGCGACGAGGACCCTGTCCGGATGGCGTTGCGCAGCCGATGCGATCGCGCGATTCGAATCGGGGATCCAGGAGGCTCGCGGTGGGCCGAAAGCGGTCACGAACACGACCTTGCGCTCTGGCCCAACCGCGTCGAGCACGGCGTCAACATTCCCATCAGAGATCGCTCCGTTCGTGGCCAGGGAGACGACCACAAAATTGCCGAGAGTGCCATTGGCCGCGTGTTGGGCGATGATCGTGGGTGCAGCCTGGATGCTCCGGGATTCCGCCGCGTCGATCACGACACCTGGCATGGCCTCAGACAGAGAGTACTGGGACGCGAGAACAATAGAGTCCCCGATGATGGTGACCTCGTCCCAGGTCGCGGGACCGACGAAGGCGGGTGTGGGCTCCGGGGTCGGCTCCGGCGCCTCGGGAGTGGGCGGCGTCGTCGATTGGGCGCCCCCTCCGGGAATCGGCGATATGGTCTCCGGGTTCGCGTCAGGAGTGCCCTCGGGCGCATGGATGTCAGGGTCCGCTTTCCCTCCATCCTCGACAGCCTGCTGAGCGGACGACACGGCCGGGGCGGTGATGATCGCCGCACCGGCGAGAGACAGAACGAGCAGCGGGGCCGTCACGCTCGCGATCGCGCCAGCCGGGTTGAGACGAGAGATGCGGTCACGGATGCTCGCAAGCCACGGGCGTAGCCCCATCCTGCGAATCGGGTCCTCGATGTACGTGAAGGACAGGTGGGCGGCAATCACCGACAGTACAGCGACCGCCGCGGCGACGATCATCGGGTCCAGGAGCGGAAGACGATAGTAGAAGATGACGAAAAGCGGCCAATGCCATAGATAGATTCCGTAGCTTCGGACACCGATCCAGCTCAGAATTCTGCTCCCGAGCACCGCCCTCAGAGCTGAAGATTCAGCGGACTGCACATCGGGCAGCAGTGCGCGGATGACGAGGACGGTGAGTGCGCTGGCCGCCACCATCGCCCACGGGTACATGGCGAGGGAGTCGGGGATGGTCATGCCCGCCGCCATGATGGCGAGGATTCCCACCCATCCGGCTCTACCCCATTGAGCGGAACGGGGGCTCGCGGCGAGCTCGTGTCGACCCACAACGGTTCGCGACATGGCGAAGGCAAGGCATGCACCGAACATGAGGCCCCACAGATGCGTGTCCGTCCCCATGTAGGACCGTGTGACATCCTCTCCGAGGAGAACGATGTGGAGGGCGATGGAACCCGTCGCGATTGCCAACGATACGGCGATGCGCCACCGGGTTCGGCGGCGGAGGAGAAGGACGACGATGATGGGCCAGAAGAGATAGAACTGCTGCTCGACTGCGAGAGACCACATGTTTGTGAAGAGGAGCGGGCTTGCCTGCTCGAAGTACGATGAGCCGCTCGCGATCTCGACCCAGTTGTAGGTCGCGGTCAGCGACCCCAGCACCTGCCGCCCGAGGGCGACACGGGCGTCTGCGCCCGCGAACACTGCGAGAGCGGATGCTCCGATCGTGGCGACGAACACCGCTGGGAACAGCCTGCGGAAGCGCCTGCGCCAAAAATCTGCGAGGCGAGGCCCCCCATGATTCGCGGAGGACACGATGAGGAGGCTCGTGATGAGGAATCCGGATAGGACGAAGAAGATATCGACACCGATATAGCCGATCCCCGCCCATCCCGGTATCAGGTGGAAGACAAGAACGAGGCCTGTCGCGATAGCTCGAAGTCCGTCGAGACCGACGATGCGCCGCATCGAGATGCGAACCGTGGAGTTTACCCTGTCCGGGGCTGACATATTATTCATGACGCTCGTTCCGAGACCTCCTCCCTAGCCACCGATCAATGGTAAGTCAGTGGTGCCTGTGGACGCTCGTCAAACGTGATGCTTCCTACTGGTGACCTTCATCCTGGAATACTCACGGCGCTATCACTAGAATAAAGAACATGACAGTACCCAGCGAGGAAGCCGTACGGGAAGCTCTCAGCACCGTTCTCGATCCTGAAATCCGCCGTCCAATCACCGACCTCGACATGGTTCGCAGCGTCGATATCGCCGACGGCAGCGTGACCGTCGGCATTGACCTGACCACGCAGGGGTGCCCCCTCCGCGACACCATCTCGACCGACATCGAGAACGCCGTCGCGAAAGTCGAAGGGACAACAGCCGTCTCCGTGGCCTTCGGTGTCATGACCGAAGAGCAGCGGAAGAACCTCCAGACGAAGCTTCGCGGCGGAGTCCCCGAGGCCGTGATCCCCTTCTCCCAGCCCGGATCCCTCACCCGCGTCTACGCGATCACCTCCGGCAAGGGCGGTGTCGGCAAGTCGTCCATGACCGCGAACCTCGCGGTTGCCATGGCGAAATCGGGTCTGCGTGTCGGCATCGTCGACGCTGACATCTACGGTCACTCGATTCCCGCGATGCTGGGCGTCACACAGCCGCCGACCCGGGTTGAAGACATGATCATGCCTCCCGTTGCCCAGGGCGTGAAGGTGATCTCCATCGGCATGTTCACCGACGGCAACACCCCGGTGGTGTGGCGTGGGCCGATGATGCACAGGGCCCTTCAGCAGTTCCTCGCGGACGTCTACTGGGGCGACCTGGATGCGCTGCTCCTCGATCTGCCGCCCGGCACCGGCGATGTGGCGATCTCTGTCGCACAGCTCCTGCCGAATTCGGAGATCGTCGTCGTCACGACCCCGCAGCAGGCTGCGGCTCAGGTGGCCGAGCGCGCGGGTGCGATGGCAGCCCAGACGAACCAGAAGGTTATCGGCGTCATCGAGAACATGTCGTACCTCGAGCTTCCGGACGGGACGAAGATGGATCTCTTCGGCACCGGCGGCGGCGAGCAGGTCGCCTCCGAGCTCACACGAATCCTCGGCTACGAGATCCCCGTCCTCGCAGAGATTCCTCTCGAGCAGGATCTTCGCGAGAAGGGTGACAACGGTACTCCGATTGCCGGAACAGACTCAGAGTCCCCTGCAGCGGTTGCCCTTCGCACGATTGCCGATCGGCTCTCTCATCGGGCACGCGGCCTTGCAGGCCGATCTCTCGGCCTGAGTCCGATCAACAACTAAAGCCTCTGCCCCCGACATGTCGGGGGCAGAGCTGTCTGTAGATGGGTCCGATCAGGTCGCCTCATCATCGAACGGCACGGTTTCGCGACGCTGCTCCGCCGGTGCGGACGCGGCTGTCTCTGAGAGGGACGGTGCGGACGCGGCTGCGGCCGGTGTCGTCCGTGGGGTTGAGACTGGACGAGAGGTGCGGGAAGGCACGCGTGCCGGCGGGTCATCCTTGAGCGCGTCGCGCACGATCCTGCGCGGATCGTATTGACGCGGGTCGAGGTTCTTCAACTCGTCGAAGTCGGGGCCCAGTTCTTCCTGGACGCGAGCCTTCGCTCCCGTCGCGATAGCTTTGACTTCGCGGATGAGTCTGCCGAGCTGGGATGCGAGCTCGGGTAGCTTATCGGGCCCAACGATGAGGATGAGGATGAGCGCGATAACGATGACCTCAGTCGAGTTGATTCCCATGCCAGCTATCTTAGCGTGCCGGTTCGGGCCGAGCATGGTACGGAGGGACCAGCCGCCGGGCGTCGTACGCCACATGCGCCGCCACGTCATTGTGACAGGGGACCTGCCGAGGCACATGGAGGCCGCTTTTTCCGCGTACCATTGACGGGAAAGAAGGAGTACCGATATGTCGAGTGACAAGACACTGTCCTGGGCCTTTGCCGAGGAGCAAATGGTCGAAAACGATCTCGTGGCGCAGGCACGGTCGACAGCCGAAGACCTTGGAATATCGGCCGTCTCACCCGCGACAGGCTCTCTCCTTCGAATACTGTCCTCCGTGTCGGGTGCGCGCACCGCCGTCGAAGTGGGAACAGGGACGGGCGTATCGGGCCTCTACCTGCTCCAGGGCAGCGACAGCCTGACACTCACAACGATTGATGTCGAGGCGGAAGCACAGCGTGCCGCTCGCGAGGTCTTCGCTCGTGCCGGGATTCGAGCTTCCCGGACGCGTCTCATCAAGGGACGATCAGCCGATATTCTTCCGCGCCTCGCGGACCACTCCTATGATCTTGTCCTGATCGACGGGGATCCCGAGGAAGCTCCGGGGGATGCGGAGGAGGCTCTGCGGATCCTCCGCCCAGGTGGTCTCCTCATCGTCGCCCGGGCGCTCCTCGACGGGAAAGTAGCCGATCCGGCCAGGCGCGAGCCTGAGACTGTCGCTATCCGCGGCCTCGTCAAGGACGTCCTCGAACAGAGTCCGCTATGCGCGCTCGTGCCCATCGGTTCGGGGCTTCTCCTCGCACAGGCGACTCAGACGCCGTGACCTGACTGTGCCCGGCGAAAGTGCCGGGCACATGACTTCCATAGCTGACTTCTAGCTGACGACCGCGTGAAGCGCGGCTCCCAGCTCTGTTGCCTCCTCGGCGTTCAACTCGATGACGAGTCGGCCACCACCATCGACCGGGATCCTCATGATGATTCCGCGGCCTTCCTTCGCCACTTCAATCGGTCCATCGCCCGAACGGGGTTTCTGAGCTGCCATGGTATATCTCCTTAACTGAAGGTCACCAATAGTTTACGCGAAACTGTGACACGGCGGGAGAAGTAGGTCACGTTCCGTTGGCGTGGCGGGCTTCAGCGATGGCGTGGAGGCCCTTCTCGAGCGCCTCCATCACTTCGTCGACCGTATCGACGACGGTGACGAGGTTCTCGTCGCCGGGTGAGATCATGCCCTCGGCGAGCTGGGTGTTGACCATCCAATCGAGAAGACCCTGCCAATAGTCGCGTCCGACGAGGATGACGGGGAAGGATTCGACCTTGGATGTTTGGACGAGCGTCAGGGCTTCGAACAGCTCATCCAGCGTGCCATATCCTCCGGGGAGGACGATGAAGCCGAGAGAGTACTTGACGAACATCGTCTTCCGGATGAAGAAGTAGCGGAAGTGAATACCGAGATCGACATAGTCGTTCATGCCCTGCTCGAACGGAAGCTCGATGCCGAGGCCGACAGAGATCCCGCCCGCCTCGGAGGCACCCTTGTTCGCCGCCTCCATGACGCCCGGTCCCCCGCCGGTGATGACAGCGAACTCGGCTTCGACCAGTCGGGCGGCGATGTCCCGAGCAAGTTCGTAGTGCGGGCTGCCCGGCTTTGTGCGTGCCGAGCCGAAGACCGATATTGCGGGACCGAGATCGGCCAGGGCGCCGAAGCCTTCGACGAACTCCGCCTGGATCCGCATGACACGCCAAGGATCGGCATGGAGCCAGTCCGAGTCCTGGTCGGGCGCGAGCAGGCGAGCATCCGTCGTCTTCTCCGGTATCTGATGGCCCCGCAAAAGCACTGGACCGCGGCGATAGGATCTCATCGTTCCTCCCTTTCCTTCGGCGTCCACTCTATCCGCGTTCCCTACGGCCGCCGCTCAAGCGCCCGGCGAATTTGCTCCGAGTGAACAGAGGTGCGCAACTGACGCGCTGCTTCCGTGATCGAGCCGGAGAGGGAGGGATAGACGGTGAACACGGATGCCATCTCGTCCGCCGTCATCCTGCTCGAAACTGCGAGCGCAATGGGGAGGATGAACTCAGACGCCCCCGGCGCCACGACAACACCGCCGATGATGACGCGGTTGGCGCTATCGGCGATGAGCTTGACGAAGCCCTCCGTCATCCCCTGCATCTTCGCACGCGGATTGCGAGTCAGCGGGACGACCGTGACGACGGCGTCGAGCCCCTCGTCGACCTCCTGCTGGGACACTCCCACGCTGGCGATCTCCGGTGCTGTGAAAATGTTCGAGGCCACGCCCGCCAGGTCGAGCGGCTCGACATAGTCGCCGAGTGCATGGTTCATCGCTATTCTGCCCTGCATGGCGGCCACCGAGGCGAGGGGAAGGGAGCCCGTGACATCGCCGGCTGCGTACACCCGGAAAGCTGTCGTCCGGGATACCTTGTCGACCATGATGTGGCCGGATTCTTTGAGTGACACGCCCGCTTCCTGCAGGCCGAGATGCGACGTGTTGGGAGTTGAGCCGACCGCCATGAGGCAGTGGGATGCCTCGATCTCGCTGCCATCGTCCAGGGTGACGATCACTCCGTCCTCGACGCGGCGGGCCGCCATGGCGCGCCGGCGCGAGACGATCGTCATGCCGCGCCGAGCGAAGACGCTCTCGATCACTGCCGCACCATCGGCGTCCTCGTTGGGCAGGACACGGTCACGGGAGGACACGAGAGACACGGGGACGCCGAGCGCATTGTAGGCTCCGGCGAACTCCGCACCTGTGACGCCGGACCCGACGACGACGAGATGGCGGGGCAGCTCGCCGAGACCATACATCTGTGTCCAGTTGAGGATCCTCTCCCCGTCAGGCTTCGCATCGGGCAGCTCTCTCGGTGTTGCGCCGGTTGCGATGAGGATGATCTCCGCCTCGAGGTCTCGGACTGTGCCGTCCGCAAGCTCGGCGCGGACGAATCGCGTCCCATCAGCTCCCAGCGCGGACGAGATCGCCGCGCGCCCCGCAAGAACATCAACTCCTTCGGTGATGAGCCTGTTCTTGATGTCGGCGGACTGATGGGCCGCAAGGTCCCTGATTCGTGCGTTGATCGCCGAGAAGGAGGCACGGAACGGTTCCCCCGTGGCGACGATGCCGAGCTGGTCGGCGGACTCAACCGAATGCAGCCACTCTGCCGATGCGATGAGGGTCTTGGACGGGACGACGTCCGTGAGAACCGCGCTCCCCCCGACGCCCTTGTCTTCGACGAGCGTGACGCGGGCTCCGAGTTGTACGGCCGTCAGGGCCGCCTCGTAGCCTCCCGGCCCCCCGCCGATGATGACGACCCGTGATCCTTCGCGCACTCGTGAAGCTCCGGGCAGAGCCGCCTTCGGCGCCCCCGATGCTGTTGGTCCTGTCGGTGTTACCTTCGCTGTGTCCACCCAAGCATTATGTCAATGAAAGGGAATATCGGGGCATGATTCGATTTTTGCGGAGAAAAGTGGGCGAAGAATGTACCGTGGATTCATGACAACTGATCCATATGAACTTGCCTCGGAGGCGGCCGACGCGATCCGTCGCGCCTCCGGTATCGACACTATCGACATTGCCCTCGTGTTGGGCTCCGGGTGGCGCGATGCTGAGGAACAGCTTGGGGAAGCCGTCGTCAGCATACCCGCGGGCGACGTTCCCGGTTTCTCGGTCTCCGGAGTCGCGGGCCACGGCGGCACGCTGACGATCAGGGCGCTGCGCTCCGGAGGGCACGCCCTCATTCTCGGAGCCAGAACCCACCTCTACGAGGGCCGAGGGGTCGACCCTGTCGCCCACGGAGTGCGCACCGCGGCGAAACTCGGCGCAACCACTCTGATCCTGACCAATGGCTGCGGCTCGACCGTCCCCGAGTGGGGCCCCGGCACGGCCGTCCTGCTGCGTGACCACATCAACCTGACCGGCACGTCCCCGATTCGGGGCGCGAACTTCGTCGACCTGACCGATGCGTACAGTCCCCGCCTGCGCGACCTGGCCCGCACGATCGACCCGGACCTGCCCGAGGGCGTCTATGCCCAGTTCCCCGGCCCTCATTACGAAACCCCCGCCGAAGTGAAGATGGCGCGCCTTCTCGGTGCCGATCTCGTCGGCATGTCGACCGCTCTGGAGACGATCGCCGCACGCGAAGCAGGTCTTGAAGTGCTCGGCATTTCCCTCGTCACCAACCAGGCCGCAGGCTTCGCGCCCGCTCCCCTCTCACATGCTGAGGTCCTCCAGGCCGGTGCAGAGGCGGCGCCCCGTCTCGCGAAGCTCCTCTCCGACATCGTCAACGAAGTGAAGGCATCATGATCGATATCGATTCGTGGATCGAACACGACCCCGACGAAGTTACCCGCCAGGAACTGATCGCACTGAAGCAGAAGGCCGAGGGCGGGGACGCCGACGCCCAGGCAGAGATCGCTGATCGTTTCTCGGGTCCGCTCGAGTTCGGCACGGCCGGGCTACGCGGCGCGATGGGAGGGGGCCCGTTCCGGATGAACAGGGCGGTCGTCCGCAAGGCCGCCGCCGGGCTCGTCGAATTCCTCCAAGACAAGGTGGGCCGTGACGCGCTGATCGTCATCGGTTACGACGCTCGTCACAACTCGCGAGACTTCGCTCTCGACACGGCTGCCGTCGCGACAGCTGCGGGCGCCCGCGCCCTTATCTACCCCCGGTACCTGCCGACCCCTCTGCTCGCCTGGGCGGTCCGCTACCTCGATGCTGACGCTGGCGTCATGGTCACCGCATCCCACAATCCGCCGAAGGACAACGGATACAAGGTTTATCTCGGCGGCCGTGTCGTTGACGAGGACGGTCGCGGCGTGCAGATCGTGCCGCCTCACGATTCCGAGATCGCGGAGAAGATCGCGGCAACGCCGCCTGCCGATGAGATTCCGGTCGCCTCGACCGGGTGGAGCCTGATCGACGAGTCAGTCGTCGAGGCCTACCTGGAGCGCACCAGGTCGCTGATTCCTCCCGAGCATTCGTCAGATATCAAGATCGTCCACACGTCGATGCACGGCGTGGGCGGAGA
Protein-coding sequences here:
- a CDS encoding O-methyltransferase yields the protein MSSDKTLSWAFAEEQMVENDLVAQARSTAEDLGISAVSPATGSLLRILSSVSGARTAVEVGTGTGVSGLYLLQGSDSLTLTTIDVEAEAQRAAREVFARAGIRASRTRLIKGRSADILPRLADHSYDLVLIDGDPEEAPGDAEEALRILRPGGLLIVARALLDGKVADPARREPETVAIRGLVKDVLEQSPLCALVPIGSGLLLAQATQTP
- a CDS encoding DUF3117 domain-containing protein gives rise to the protein MAAQKPRSGDGPIEVAKEGRGIIMRIPVDGGGRLVIELNAEEATELGAALHAVVS
- a CDS encoding TIGR00730 family Rossman fold protein, with amino-acid sequence MRSYRRGPVLLRGHQIPEKTTDARLLAPDQDSDWLHADPWRVMRIQAEFVEGFGALADLGPAISVFGSARTKPGSPHYELARDIAARLVEAEFAVITGGGPGVMEAANKGASEAGGISVGLGIELPFEQGMNDYVDLGIHFRYFFIRKTMFVKYSLGFIVLPGGYGTLDELFEALTLVQTSKVESFPVILVGRDYWQGLLDWMVNTQLAEGMISPGDENLVTVVDTVDEVMEALEKGLHAIAEARHANGT
- a CDS encoding NAD(P)H-quinone dehydrogenase encodes the protein MDTAKVTPTGPTASGAPKAALPGASRVREGSRVVIIGGGPGGYEAALTAVQLGARVTLVEDKGVGGSAVLTDVVPSKTLIASAEWLHSVESADQLGIVATGEPFRASFSAINARIRDLAAHQSADIKNRLITEGVDVLAGRAAISSALGADGTRFVRAELADGTVRDLEAEIILIATGATPRELPDAKPDGERILNWTQMYGLGELPRHLVVVGSGVTGAEFAGAYNALGVPVSLVSSRDRVLPNEDADGAAVIESVFARRGMTIVSRRRAMAARRVEDGVIVTLDDGSEIEASHCLMAVGSTPNTSHLGLQEAGVSLKESGHIMVDKVSRTTAFRVYAAGDVTGSLPLASVAAMQGRIAMNHALGDYVEPLDLAGVASNIFTAPEIASVGVSQQEVDEGLDAVVTVVPLTRNPRAKMQGMTEGFVKLIADSANRVIIGGVVVAPGASEFILPIALAVSSRMTADEMASVFTVYPSLSGSITEAARQLRTSVHSEQIRRALERRP
- a CDS encoding purine-nucleoside phosphorylase — encoded protein: MTTDPYELASEAADAIRRASGIDTIDIALVLGSGWRDAEEQLGEAVVSIPAGDVPGFSVSGVAGHGGTLTIRALRSGGHALILGARTHLYEGRGVDPVAHGVRTAAKLGATTLILTNGCGSTVPEWGPGTAVLLRDHINLTGTSPIRGANFVDLTDAYSPRLRDLARTIDPDLPEGVYAQFPGPHYETPAEVKMARLLGADLVGMSTALETIAAREAGLEVLGISLVTNQAAGFAPAPLSHAEVLQAGAEAAPRLAKLLSDIVNEVKAS